From Planctomycetota bacterium, the proteins below share one genomic window:
- a CDS encoding NADH-quinone oxidoreductase subunit M — MLLATLILLPTLAALAILALPKAMAKTVALGASFLELALALLLLGSGLGGTTDAFAPAWLQIESLNLGVNLGIGPVSYWLVLLTAALMPLVFLSSFGAEQKAEKGYYFWLTLLVTPMVGTFLARDAILFYVFFELTLVPMFFLIGIWGGLDREYAAKKFFLYTFVGGVFTLAGLLFIGINAGTFDLAEMARWAQGNVTNPTAKVLLFVALFAGFAVKVPLFPVHTWLPLAHTVAPTAGSVILAGVLLKLGTYGLLAVAIPLGLISSVEVSPDGIMPVIGNSVIPVVAILSIIGVIYGALIAWVQKDVKKLVAYSSVSHLGFCVLGLVALNDHGMQGSVFYMINHGISTGALFLLIGMIYDRYHTRMFDDYSGLGKVMPVFSFFLVLFTMSSIGLPGTNGFVSEFLTILGAFTSPYLGPIYGAAAALGVVLGAIYMLHMVAKLVFGPLKLPTTGHSAEETPGKSLDLNPREVAILTPLAVLVIVLGVFPSPLLQSVTPDVQAARSPQAATMVVETPVTVEQNEALAPLNLAAAETPPGTLPNP; from the coding sequence ATGCTGCTCGCCACGCTCATCCTCCTGCCGACGCTGGCGGCCCTGGCGATCCTCGCCCTGCCCAAGGCGATGGCCAAGACCGTCGCGCTGGGCGCGAGCTTCCTCGAGCTAGCGCTCGCGCTCCTGCTGCTCGGCTCGGGCCTCGGCGGGACGACCGACGCGTTCGCCCCGGCCTGGCTCCAGATCGAGTCGCTCAACCTCGGCGTCAACCTCGGCATCGGCCCCGTCAGCTACTGGCTCGTCCTGCTGACCGCCGCGCTGATGCCGCTGGTCTTTCTGTCGAGCTTCGGGGCCGAGCAGAAGGCGGAGAAGGGGTACTACTTTTGGCTGACGCTGCTGGTCACGCCGATGGTCGGCACGTTCCTGGCGCGGGACGCGATCCTCTTCTACGTCTTTTTCGAGCTGACGCTCGTGCCGATGTTCTTTCTCATCGGCATCTGGGGCGGGCTCGACCGGGAGTACGCGGCCAAGAAGTTCTTCCTCTACACCTTCGTCGGCGGCGTCTTCACGCTGGCGGGCCTGCTCTTCATCGGCATTAACGCCGGCACCTTCGACCTGGCCGAGATGGCCCGCTGGGCCCAGGGCAACGTGACCAACCCGACGGCCAAGGTGCTGCTGTTCGTCGCGCTGTTCGCCGGCTTCGCGGTGAAGGTGCCGCTCTTCCCGGTGCACACGTGGCTGCCGCTGGCCCACACCGTCGCCCCGACGGCCGGCTCGGTGATCCTGGCGGGCGTGCTGCTCAAGCTCGGCACCTACGGCCTGCTCGCCGTCGCCATCCCGCTCGGCCTCATCAGCTCCGTCGAGGTCTCACCCGACGGCATCATGCCGGTCATCGGCAACAGCGTCATCCCGGTCGTCGCGATCCTCTCGATCATCGGCGTCATCTACGGCGCGCTCATCGCCTGGGTGCAGAAGGACGTCAAGAAGCTCGTCGCCTACAGCTCCGTCAGCCACCTCGGCTTCTGCGTGCTTGGCCTGGTCGCCCTGAACGATCACGGCATGCAGGGGAGCGTCTTCTACATGATCAATCATGGCATCAGCACGGGGGCTTTGTTCCTGCTGATCGGAATGATCTACGATCGATATCACACCCGAATGTTCGATGATTATTCGGGTCTCGGCAAAGTGATGCCGGTCTTTAGTTTCTTTCTGGTGCTGTTCACGATGAGCAGCATCGGGTTGCCGGGCACCAATGGGTTTGTCAGTGAATTTCTGACGATTCTCGGAGCGTTCACCAGTCCGTATCTGGGCCCGATCTACGGTGCGGCTGCCGCGCTCGGTGTGGTGCTCGGTGCGATCTACATGCTGCACATGGTCGCCAAGCTGGTCTTCGGGCCACTCAAGCTGCCGACGACGGGTCATTCGGCCGAGGAGACGCCGGGCAAGTCGCTGGACCTGAACCCGCGCGAGGTGGCGATCCTGACGCCGCTGGCGGTGCTGGTGATCGTGCTGGGCGTCTTCCCGTCGCCGCTGCTTCAAAGTGTGACGCCCGACGTCCAGGCGGCGCGTTCGCCACAGGCCGCCACGATGGTCGTCGAGACTCCGGTCACCGTTGAGCAAAACGAGGCACTGGCACCGTTAAACTTGGCTGCCGCAGAGACACCGCCGGGTACGCTCCCGAACCCCTGA